In Rhodanobacter denitrificans, the sequence GGTCCGACAGGATCGGCACGAATACCTCGGCGTAGGCCTCCTTCACGTTGTAGCCGCCACGCAGCGGCGAGCTGCACTGGCTGCCCAGGGTGCAGTTGCCGGTGGCCGGGTCGATCAGCAGCAGCGGATCGATTTCCGAACGGGTGTATTCCTTGCGGTAGGAAGCGCCCGCGGCCAGCTGCACGGTGCCGGCCGGCAGGTCGAACAGGCCGCCGTTGACGTCGGCCGAGTAGACGCGCTCGATCGCGAAGTTGTTGCTGATCGCCGGCACCGCGGCGGCCTGCAGGGCCGCCACCGAGTTCGGGTCGAACAGGTTGAACGGGTTGAACGGCATGCAGCCGGCCGCGCCCGAATCGCACACCACCTTGCCGGTAGCAGGATCCAGGTGCGACGGACCCAGGTCCGCGTTGATCTTCTCCTGGTTGGGCAGGCCGCGGGTGATGGTCTGCTGCGAGAAGTGGCCGTAGCTCATGCCCACGTCCCAGTTCCAGTCGTGGTTCAGCAGGTTGAAGTCACCCTTGAAACCGGTGTGGATCTGGTCGGTGGTGGTGCCGAAGTTGGCCGAGCGGTTGCCGGCGGAGACCAGGCGCGCGCGGTAGTCCAGACCGGCCCCCGAATACTCCTGGCCGAACGGGTTGTAGTACGCATCCTTGGAGATCACCGCACCGTAGATCGAGCCCAGCAGCGCCGGGGCCAGCTGGAAGCCGGAGCTGGTCTTGTTGTGGTACGCGTCCATGTAGGTCTGGACGTGGTCACCGAGGTTGTAGGTACCCTTCAGCCACAGACTGGTGCGCTCCTGCGGGGTCTGGATCAGGTTGACCGTCGCGTAGTTGTACTTGTCGGCGTTGGTGAAGCAGTGGTAGTCGGTGGCGATGTTCTGGCCGCTGGCACCCGGGTTCAGTGCCACGTTCTTGCAGTTGTACTGCCCCGGGCCGGTGCCCCGATACTGGCTCGGCAACTGGACGCGGCCGTAGGCCGGGAAGCTGGAACCGCCGACGTAGCTGTAGATCGGGGTCTGGCTGCTGCCGTAGATCGACACCGCGTTCTTGGAGAAGTCGCGGTTCTTGGCCAGCACGGCTTCGGTCTTGTTGTAGTCGACGCCGCCCATGATGCTGCCCTTGTCGGACGTCTGGCCGAACGTGAAGGTGTAACCCTTCGAGCGACCGTCCGCATGGCCGGACTGACCGTAGTTCACCGTGAACTGGGCGCCCTGGTAGTCCTTCTTCAGGATGAAGTTGACCACGCCGCCGATCGCGTCGGAGCCGTACACCGAGGAGGCGCCATCGGTCAGCACTTCGATGCGCTCGATCATGTCGGCCGGGATCGAGTTCGGATCGCCGTTGATGATGCGCTTGCCGTCGATCAGGATCAGGGTGCGCTGGGCGCCGAGGCCACGCAGGCCGATCGAGGAGCCGCCGGTGCCGCCGCTGTTGTTGACCTGCGGGTTGATGTTGCCGCCGGTCACCGCCGGCAGCTGCTGCACGATGTCGCCCAGCGTCAGTTTGCCGGTGGCCTTGATCTGCGCGGCATCGATGGTCACGACCGGGTTGGACGTTTCCAGGTCCACGCGGCGGATGTGCGAGCCGGTGACCACCACCGTCTGCAGTGTCTGCGCCTTCTCCTGGCTGGGTTTGGTGGTCGTGTCCTGACTGCCCGTGTCCTGGGCGAAGACCGTGCCCGAGGCACCGACCGCGATGACAGCACCCAGCGAAAGCGCGAGGCGGACTGCCGAAGAAAGTTTTGTGACCCCAAGTTTCATTTAAGACACCCTCCAGTTAATTATTGTCATGGGTCAGAACCCGACTTGAATTCTGCCCAGAAGCACAATCCAGCCTGTTGTCAGACCCGTGGACTTCAGACTCACGAACCCCAAACCGGGCCGATACTAACAGGCAGATAACACTTGTGTGAACCCATATCAAACGCACACCCTACCCGGGTGGCCCAATGACTGTTCTGCGCGTCCTGCGGTTTGGTCGATCATTCGCCCACGCTGCCGGCCCTCCGACGGCTACTTTATTACTTTGCGTTTACGTATTGTCAACATTCTCAATACGAAACTTTTTGCACTTCGGCACGCAACCACCCCTCCGACGCCCACCACCGCCAGCGACGGCTGTCCGTGGCAAGGGGCCGCCGAGGGTGGTGTCCGAAGCTGGTCGGTTGCCCTGACGGCAGAATCCGACACGGCAGCCCCCGACAACCGTCCCTGATGGCACAACAACCCCGCAGCGTGATGCCGAGTTCGGGCCGAGCGCCCCCGTTGCCGCACCTGCGAGGCTCAGTCCGTCTCGACATCCGCCTCGAAGCGCAGGTGTTTCACGCTGCGCCCGTTGCGGCGCACCAGCTTGAGCGCCTCGATGCCGATCTTGATGTGCGCCTCGACGAACCGCGAGGTGATGGTGCGGTCGCTCGCTTCGGTCTTCACGCCTTCCGGGATCATCGGCTGGTCGGACACCAGCAGCAGGGCGCCGCACGGGATCCGGTTGGCGAAGCCGGCGGCGAAGATGGTCGCGGTTTCCATGTCCACCGCCATGCAGCGGGTGCGCCGCAGGTAGGCCTTGAAGGTGTCGTCGTGTTCCCACACACGCCGGTTGGTGGTGTACACGGTGCCGGTCCAGTAGTCGTGGCCGAGGTCGCGGATCATGGTGGAAACCGCGCGCTGCAGCTGGAACGCCGGCAGCGCCGGCACTTCCGGCGGCAGGTAGTCGTTGCTGGTGCCCTCGCCGCGGATCGCGGCGATCGGCAGCACCAGGTCGCCCAGCTGGTTCTTCTTCTTCACGCCGCCGCACTTGCCCAGGAACAGCGCGGCCTTCGGCGCGATCGCGCCGAGCAGATCCATCATGGTGGCCGCGTTGGGGCTGCCCATGCCGAAGTTGATCAGGGTGATGCCGTCGGCGGTGGCGTTCGGCATCGGCCGGTCGCGGCCCTGCACGTCCACCCCGTGCCACTGCGCGAACAGCTCCACGTAATGACCGAAGTTGGTCAGCAGAATGTGTTCGCCGAATTGCTCCAGCGCCGTGCCGGTGTAGCGCGGCAGCCAGTTCGAGACGATTTCCTGTTTGCTTTTCATCAGAGCTCTTGCCCGAATCGCGTTGCCGGCGACGCCACGCCGGCGGGATGCCAGATCAGTGGCGCCATCTTAGGGCCTGTTCGTCCACGCCCGGCGATCATGCCGACGCGCCGGCTTGCCGCCGTGCGGATGCCTCGTCGCCCCCGGCTTGCGGCCGCCGCCGTGCGACCATCGGACAAATGCCCGATCACGGCCAGCATGCTATGTTCCTCCTGCCATTGATGATCGGGGGGTCACGTGATGAGGATGGGCCTGGCAATCGATGCATCCTGCGATCTGTCGCAGGAGTTTCTGCAGAAGCACCGTATCGCGATCATGCCGATCACCGTGCGGGTGGACAGCGAGGTCTTCATGGACGACCGCAAGCCGGCCGAGATCCAGCGCTTCATCGATCGCCGCCTGGGCAGCCGCAGCCACTCGGCGGAAACCGAGCCTTGCCCGGTGGAAGAGGTGCAGAAGCTGTTCCTCGAGAAGCTGGTACTGGAACAGGACTGCGTGTTCTGCCTGACCATCACCGCCACCCGCAGCCCGATCAACGAGCACGTCAACAAGGCCAGCTTCGCGATCCTGAAGAACTACCGCCAGGTGCGCGAGAAGGCCGGCGTACCCGGACCGTTCATGATGCGCGTGGTGGACACCGGCAACGTCTTCACCGGCGCCGCCCCGGCCGTTTACGAAGCGGCCCGACTGATCGCCGCCAACGAGTCGCCGTCGACGATCCGCGAACGCCTGGTGCACATCGCCAGCCACAGCTACGGCTACATGCTGCCGCGCGACCTGATCCACCTGCGCAACCGCATCAAGAAGCGCGGCGACCGCAGCGTCAGCCTGCTCAGCGCGGTGGTCGGCACCGCGCTGGACATCAAGCCCATCCTGCGCTGCTTCCGCGGCGAGACCAGCCCGGTCGGCAAGGTGCGCGGTTTCGACCAGGGCGCGGAGGCGCTGTTCGGCTACGTGACGCGGCGGGTGCGCGCCGGCCTGATGGTGCCGGTGGTCTGCGTCAGCTACGGCGGCGACCTGGAGGTGCTGCCCCACTTGCCGGGCTACATCGAGCTGCGCCAGGCCTGTGCGGAATGCGGCGTCGAGCTGATGGAGGCGCCGATGAGCATCACCGGCATGGTCAACGTGGGCGAAGGCGCGGTGACCGTCGGCTTCGCCGCCGAGGAACACGAGGCGGAGTTCTGAGGCCGCCGCTCAGAAGCCGTAGTTCAGGAACCCGCCGTCCACCGCCAGCACCTGGCCGGTGACGTAGCTGGCCGCCGGCAGGCACAGGAAGGCGATCGCGGCGGCCACCTCCTCCGGCTCGCCGATGCGCTTCAGCGGCGTGCGCTCGAGCACCTCGTCCAGATAGTCGGCGTCGGCCAGCGCCGGGTCGGTGCGCTGGGTGCGGATGTACCACGGCGCCACCGCGTTGACGCGGATGCCGTCCACCGCCCACTCGGCGGCCAGGTTGCGGGTGAGCTGGTGCAGCGCCGCCTTGCTCATGCCGTAGGGCGCACCGGTGCGCACGTGGGTGATGCCGGAGACCGAGCCCACGTTGACGATCGCCGCATTCGCGTGCTGCACCAGCTGAGGGTGCGCCAACCGGCACATCTCGAAGGCGGAGAACAGGTTCTGCTCGAAGATCGCGCGGTAGTCGTCCTCGCGATAGTCCAGCGTGGCGCCGGGCTGGTTGCCGCCGGCGTTGTTGACCAGCAGCGACACCGGCGCGCCGAGGTCGGCGATCCAGTCGAACACCGCCAGGCGTTCCTCCGCCTCGGCCAGGTCCGCGCCGAACGCCAGCACCTCGACGTCGGCGAATTCGTCGGCCAGCTCCACCCGCACCTGCTCGAGGTAATCCTCGTCGCGCGCCACCAGCAGCAAGTCGGCACCAAGCCCGGCCAGCTCGCGCGCGGTGGCGTAGCCGATGCCCTTGCTGGCGCCGGTGACCAGGGCGGTGTGGCCGTGCAGTTGCCAGGCGTCGAGGCGGCTGTTCATGGCCACAGCTTAAAGCGCCCGGGCAATGCCTTGCCAGCGGCCGGGCGCGGCGGGACACTCGGCGCATCGACCACGCGCGAGAACCGCCATGAAGCCGCTGCCGCTCCTGCTCTGCGTCCTTGCCCTCGGCGCCTGTTCCAGCAAGCCGCCGGAACCCCAGGCCAAGCCGGCGGCGGCCGACACCGCCACGCCGTTCGACGCGCTGAAGGCGGACGAGCAGCGCGCCAAGGACGTGCAGAAGACGGTCGACAAGCAGGCCGAGGAACAGCGCAAGCAGATCGAGGCGCAGGAGCAGTAGGGGCTACCGCCTCAGCGCGGGCTGCACAGGCAGTCCGCGTAGATGTTAGGCGTGCCGGCCTTCGCGTTGCGCAACAGCTGCAGCTCCGGCGCCAGCGCGGGCAGCTGGGCGAACCAGGCCGGCAGGCGCACGCCCCACGACTGCAGCAGGTGCACGCCGGCGCCCTGGTTGAGGCCGATCAGGAAACGCTCGAAGCCGCCCAGCGGCGCCTCCACGTAACGCACCGGATAGCCCTTGCCCAGTCTGGCCACGCTGGCCGCCTCGGCGACGGCAGCCTGCAGCCCGCCGAGCTGGTCGACCAGGCCGCGCTCGAGCGCCTGCTGGCCGGTCCACACGCGGCCCTGCGCGATCGCGTCGATCGCCTCGTAGCTCTTGCCGCGCGCCTTCGCCACGTTGCCGACGAAGTCGCGATAACCCTTGTCGATGATCGCCTGGATCACCGTGCCGACCTTCGGATCGAGCGGACGGCTGATGTCGAACGCGCCGGCCATCGGCCCGGTGCCGACGCCGTCGCTCTGAACTCCGAGCTTGGCCAGCGTGTTCGGCACCGTGTAGTACATGCCGAAGATGCCGATCGAGCCGGTGATGGTGTTCGGTTCGGCGTAGATGCGGTTCGCATTCATCGCGATCCAGTAGCCGCCGCTGGCCGCCACGTCGCCCATCGACACCACTACCGGGATGCCCGCGCTGCGGGTCAGCTCGATCTCGCGGCGGATCTGCTCGGCCGCATACACTTCGCCGCCGGGCGAGTTCACCCGCAGCACCAGCGCCTTGGTCTTGCGGTCCTCGCGTGCGCTGCGGATCAGCGCCGCGGTGGATTCGCCGCCGACCGAACCGGCCGCGCGCTTGCCGCCGGCGATCTCGCCCTCGGCCACCACGATCGCCACGCCGGGCGCGAACGCATTGACGGCATGCGGCACGCCGGCCGCGTAACGGGCGAACTCGACCTGGCGGAAACTGTGGCCTTTGCGGTCGGCCGGGATGCCTTCCTTGCGCATCATCGCGATCAGCTCGGCGCGGGTGGCCAGGCCGTCGACCAGGTGCTGGTCCAGTGCCAGCCGGGCCAGGTTGCCCTGGGTGCTGGCGATGTGCTGCGGCAGGTTGTCGATGTCGTCGCGCAGCGTCGCCGGGTCCAGCTTGCGCATGGCCGCCACCTCGACGAGGTAGCCGTCCCACAGGCCGCCCATCCAGTAGCTGTCGGCCTGCTTGGCCTCGGCCGAGGCGTGATCGAGGATGTACGGCTCGGCCGCGCTCTTGAACTCGCCGACGCGGAACAGGTGCACGTCGACGCCGAGCTTGTCCAGCAGATCCTTGTAGAACAGCCGGTAGTTGGCCAGCCCGGTGATCATCACGCCACCCTGCGGATCGACCAGCAAGCGGTCGGCATGCGCGGCCAGGTAGTACTGGCCCTGGTCCAGGTTCACCGCCCACGCCACCACCGGCTTGCCCGCCGCGCGGAAGCGGTCCAGCGCCGCGCCGACCTCGCGCAGCGCGGCAAAGCCGCCGCCCTGCAGCTCGTCCGGCAGCAGCAGGATGCGGCTGATCCGGTGGTCCGTCGCCGCCGCGTCGATCGCGCCGACCAGGTCGCGCAGCTGCACCTGCTTGGGCTGCTCGCCGGACAGGCCGGCCAGCGCGCGCTGCAGCGGATCGATGCTGTACTGCTCGACCAGCTGCCCCTGCGGCCGGATCACCAGCACGCTGTCGTCCTGCACCGCGCGTTCCATCCGGCTGCCGGCCACGCCGGCGGTCACCAGCAACAGCAACACGAACAGCACGCCGAAGAACACCAGGTTGATGATCACCAGCCGCAGCAGGTTGATGCCGCGCCCGAGCGTGCGCAGGAAGGCCCAGAAACCGTGGCGGCGGGGCGGTGGCGGCGGTGGCAGCGTCATGTGGGTATCCGGATATCGTCGGGGCAAGCGTAGCCGGTCAGGCCGGCGCGGTCATTGGCAGGTGACGGCGCCAGCGCTGTTTCCACGCGCTGCGCCAGAAGCGGGTGAACAGCATCGCGGCGGCCACCGACAGGCCGGCGATCAGGCCGATCCACATGCCGCGCGCACCCATGCCGTGGTGGAAGGCCAGCCACCAGCCCGTCGGCATGCCAACGATCCAGTACGCGAACAGGGTAATCGCCATCGGCACGCGGGTGTCCTTGAGGCCGCGCAACGCCCCGTTGGCGGCGACCTGGACGCCGTCGGAAAACTGGAACAGCCCGGCCAGCATGATCAGCTGCGCGGCCAGCGCGATCACCTTCGGCTCGTGCGTGTACAACGACGCGATGAAGTGCGGCAGGCCCAGCATCAGGCCGGCCGAGAAGATTTGCGTGACCAGGGTCAGGCCGATCCCGCAGAAGCCGGCGTAGCGCACGCCGCGCTCGTCGCCGCGGCCCACCGCGTTGCCCACGCGCACGGTGATCGCCATCGCCAGGCCGAGCGGGATCATGAAGAACAGCGAGGCGATGTTGATCGCCACCTGGTGGCTGGCGATCACGTCCTCGCCCAGCGTGGCGATGATCAGTGCGGTGGCCACGAACAGCCCGGCCTCGGCCAGCAGGGTCACTGCCATCGGCAGGCCGATATGCACCAGCTGGCCGATCCGGCGCAGGTCCGGCCACTGGAAACGATCGAACAGGCCCAGCCCGCGATAGTTGCGCCGCAAGATCACGTAGACGCCGAACGCCAGCAGCTCCAGCCACAGCACGATCGCGGTGGCCACGCCGCAGCCGTGCGCGCCCTGCGGCGGGATGCCCAGCTTGCCGAACATCAGCACGTAGCCCAGCGGCACCAGCAAGACCAGCCCGCCGAGGCTGAAGTACATCGACGGCCGGGTCAGCGACAGGCCTTCGGACAGGCCGCGCAGCGCGAAGTAGCAGGTCAGTGCCGGCGCCCCCCAGCTGATCGCCAGCAGGAAGCGCTGCACGTCGTGGCGCAGGCTCGCGGTCACCCCGATCAGCTCGATCAGCGGCCCGGCGTGGCGCACCGCGAACCACAGCAGCGCGCCCATGCCCAGCGCCAGCCACAGCGCCTGCTGGAACACCGTGCCGACCTCGCCGCGGCGCCCGGCGCCGTCCAGCTGCGCCACCGACGGCGGCACCGCCATCATCATGCCGATGCCGCAGACGATCGCCAGCGACCAGATGCTGGCGCCCACCGCCACCGCGCCGAGCACGTGCGCGCTGACGTGGCCGGCCAGCACCGCGTCGATCACGTTGCTGCCGACCGCGGCCAGCTGCGCGGCGATCAGCGGCAGCGCGAGGCGCACGGTGGCGCGCACCTCGTGCAGCAGATGGGCGCGTTCGGGACGCAAAGATTTCATGGGCACAGCGGACTCCAGGGCCGGCCATTCTACCTGAGCCATTCGTCACGCCCGCCGAGCCGCCGCCGTGTGCGAAGATCGCCCGCTGCACCGGACGGGAACCGCGATGAAGCAGCTGACCAGCTACGAAGGCCTGCACTGCGCCAACTGCGGCGCGACCATGCAAGGCGAGTTCTGCCACCAGTGCGGCCAGTCGATCCACAGCGTGCTAAAGCCGATGCACCACATGGTCGAGGAAACCGTCGAGACGGTGCTGCACATCGATGGCCGCATCGTGCACACGCTGCCGCCGCTGCTGCTGAAGCCCGGCTTCCTCACCCTGGAATACTTCGCCGGCCGGCGGGTGCGCTACATCGCGCCGTTCCGGCTGATGTTCGTGCTGTGCCTGCTGTCGTTTTTCGTATTCCACCTGGCGATCGACCAGGTCGCCGACAAGATCCCCGCGAACGGCCATCCCCTGGTGAGCGTGGACAGCCGGGCGATCGAGACCGCGGCCAGCCCCGCCGAGGTGCGCAAGGCGCTGCAGGACGAACTGGATGGTCTGCAGCGCGCCCGGGACACCGGCGTGCTGCCGCCGAACGTGCTGGAGCAGGCGCGCGTCGGCGAGCAGGAACTGCGTCAGGCAGCCAATCGGCGCCTTGCCGCACTCGGCGCGGCGCCCATGCCGGTAGCCTCGCTTGCCTCGCCGCCAGCATCCACGGTGGTGAAGGCCAGCAGCGACACCAAGCCGCGCGACGCTGCACGCAAGGCGTTCGAGA encodes:
- a CDS encoding TonB-dependent receptor plug domain-containing protein, producing the protein MKLGVTKLSSAVRLALSLGAVIAVGASGTVFAQDTGSQDTTTKPSQEKAQTLQTVVVTGSHIRRVDLETSNPVVTIDAAQIKATGKLTLGDIVQQLPAVTGGNINPQVNNSGGTGGSSIGLRGLGAQRTLILIDGKRIINGDPNSIPADMIERIEVLTDGASSVYGSDAIGGVVNFILKKDYQGAQFTVNYGQSGHADGRSKGYTFTFGQTSDKGSIMGGVDYNKTEAVLAKNRDFSKNAVSIYGSSQTPIYSYVGGSSFPAYGRVQLPSQYRGTGPGQYNCKNVALNPGASGQNIATDYHCFTNADKYNYATVNLIQTPQERTSLWLKGTYNLGDHVQTYMDAYHNKTSSGFQLAPALLGSIYGAVISKDAYYNPFGQEYSGAGLDYRARLVSAGNRSANFGTTTDQIHTGFKGDFNLLNHDWNWDVGMSYGHFSQQTITRGLPNQEKINADLGPSHLDPATGKVVCDSGAAGCMPFNPFNLFDPNSVAALQAAAVPAISNNFAIERVYSADVNGGLFDLPAGTVQLAAGASYRKEYTRSEIDPLLLIDPATGNCTLGSQCSSPLRGGYNVKEAYAEVFVPILSDLPFAQMLNVTIGDRYSKYSTFGSTNNTKFAVEYRPITDLLLRGTMSEVFRAPTIGNVFGAPISDAPKLSSDPCDGITAANPACVGVPTNGSFVNQDVALGQQIKGISSGSQYAGFPLGPEKGKSFDLGFVYSPSYVPGLSLSADAWHLYLNDTISSIGAQTVLDLCYNGATQYCPLITRFPASSANPGQIAQIVEPTGNLGRTDVAGVDFSGRYSLPEFSFGKFVVGLDATYMSRYDQQTAPGTNANTVFHDAGHFMPFGSSQASTCPSGGGVCLFPRWRGNGFVNWNLGDWSASWRMRYIGAFRNGSKSPSQDTNPVQGLPGVVLKYGATIYNDVSLGYNFEPLNTRIDVGVNNLFDKQPPFLYANNTLNANTDPSDFDLQGRYYWARVTVSF
- a CDS encoding AMP nucleosidase, with the protein product MKSKQEIVSNWLPRYTGTALEQFGEHILLTNFGHYVELFAQWHGVDVQGRDRPMPNATADGITLINFGMGSPNAATMMDLLGAIAPKAALFLGKCGGVKKKNQLGDLVLPIAAIRGEGTSNDYLPPEVPALPAFQLQRAVSTMIRDLGHDYWTGTVYTTNRRVWEHDDTFKAYLRRTRCMAVDMETATIFAAGFANRIPCGALLLVSDQPMIPEGVKTEASDRTITSRFVEAHIKIGIEALKLVRRNGRSVKHLRFEADVETD
- a CDS encoding DegV family protein, translated to MRMGLAIDASCDLSQEFLQKHRIAIMPITVRVDSEVFMDDRKPAEIQRFIDRRLGSRSHSAETEPCPVEEVQKLFLEKLVLEQDCVFCLTITATRSPINEHVNKASFAILKNYRQVREKAGVPGPFMMRVVDTGNVFTGAAPAVYEAARLIAANESPSTIRERLVHIASHSYGYMLPRDLIHLRNRIKKRGDRSVSLLSAVVGTALDIKPILRCFRGETSPVGKVRGFDQGAEALFGYVTRRVRAGLMVPVVCVSYGGDLEVLPHLPGYIELRQACAECGVELMEAPMSITGMVNVGEGAVTVGFAAEEHEAEF
- a CDS encoding SDR family oxidoreductase, with the translated sequence MNSRLDAWQLHGHTALVTGASKGIGYATARELAGLGADLLLVARDEDYLEQVRVELADEFADVEVLAFGADLAEAEERLAVFDWIADLGAPVSLLVNNAGGNQPGATLDYREDDYRAIFEQNLFSAFEMCRLAHPQLVQHANAAIVNVGSVSGITHVRTGAPYGMSKAALHQLTRNLAAEWAVDGIRVNAVAPWYIRTQRTDPALADADYLDEVLERTPLKRIGEPEEVAAAIAFLCLPAASYVTGQVLAVDGGFLNYGF
- the sppA gene encoding signal peptide peptidase SppA; the protein is MTLPPPPPPRRHGFWAFLRTLGRGINLLRLVIINLVFFGVLFVLLLLVTAGVAGSRMERAVQDDSVLVIRPQGQLVEQYSIDPLQRALAGLSGEQPKQVQLRDLVGAIDAAATDHRISRILLLPDELQGGGFAALREVGAALDRFRAAGKPVVAWAVNLDQGQYYLAAHADRLLVDPQGGVMITGLANYRLFYKDLLDKLGVDVHLFRVGEFKSAAEPYILDHASAEAKQADSYWMGGLWDGYLVEVAAMRKLDPATLRDDIDNLPQHIASTQGNLARLALDQHLVDGLATRAELIAMMRKEGIPADRKGHSFRQVEFARYAAGVPHAVNAFAPGVAIVVAEGEIAGGKRAAGSVGGESTAALIRSAREDRKTKALVLRVNSPGGEVYAAEQIRREIELTRSAGIPVVVSMGDVAASGGYWIAMNANRIYAEPNTITGSIGIFGMYYTVPNTLAKLGVQSDGVGTGPMAGAFDISRPLDPKVGTVIQAIIDKGYRDFVGNVAKARGKSYEAIDAIAQGRVWTGQQALERGLVDQLGGLQAAVAEAASVARLGKGYPVRYVEAPLGGFERFLIGLNQGAGVHLLQSWGVRLPAWFAQLPALAPELQLLRNAKAGTPNIYADCLCSPR
- a CDS encoding MATE family efflux transporter, which translates into the protein MKSLRPERAHLLHEVRATVRLALPLIAAQLAAVGSNVIDAVLAGHVSAHVLGAVAVGASIWSLAIVCGIGMMMAVPPSVAQLDGAGRRGEVGTVFQQALWLALGMGALLWFAVRHAGPLIELIGVTASLRHDVQRFLLAISWGAPALTCYFALRGLSEGLSLTRPSMYFSLGGLVLLVPLGYVLMFGKLGIPPQGAHGCGVATAIVLWLELLAFGVYVILRRNYRGLGLFDRFQWPDLRRIGQLVHIGLPMAVTLLAEAGLFVATALIIATLGEDVIASHQVAINIASLFFMIPLGLAMAITVRVGNAVGRGDERGVRYAGFCGIGLTLVTQIFSAGLMLGLPHFIASLYTHEPKVIALAAQLIMLAGLFQFSDGVQVAANGALRGLKDTRVPMAITLFAYWIVGMPTGWWLAFHHGMGARGMWIGLIAGLSVAAAMLFTRFWRSAWKQRWRRHLPMTAPA
- a CDS encoding DUF3667 domain-containing protein, translated to MKQLTSYEGLHCANCGATMQGEFCHQCGQSIHSVLKPMHHMVEETVETVLHIDGRIVHTLPPLLLKPGFLTLEYFAGRRVRYIAPFRLMFVLCLLSFFVFHLAIDQVADKIPANGHPLVSVDSRAIETAASPAEVRKALQDELDGLQRARDTGVLPPNVLEQARVGEQELRQAANRRLAALGAAPMPVASLASPPASTVVKASSDTKPRDAARKAFENESKSVRIAWLPDVANARLTALGRQFQKNWHAFKHGDPAASAEAKQRMINGVFGALPPTMFVLIPAFAILLKLFYVFRRRLYMEHLIVALHSHAFMFLSLLLITLVGMLSTWLRPHAAWTGYALGWLQAALILWIPAYLLIMQKRIYRQGWPMTLLKFWFVGWCYVWLLMFALLVALVLGVAH